One window of the Paenibacillus beijingensis genome contains the following:
- a CDS encoding response regulator, with translation MANRILIVDDAAFMRMMIRDILTKNGYEVVGEAQDGSHAIEKYKELKPDLITMDITMPEMDGIAALKEIKKIDAGAKVIMCSAMGQQAMVIDAIQAGAKDFIVKPFQADRVIDAIKKTLG, from the coding sequence ATGGCAAACCGCATTTTGATCGTAGACGACGCAGCTTTCATGAGAATGATGATTCGCGACATTTTAACGAAAAACGGATATGAGGTTGTCGGTGAAGCCCAAGACGGCTCGCATGCAATCGAGAAGTATAAAGAACTGAAGCCGGACTTGATTACGATGGACATTACGATGCCTGAGATGGACGGCATCGCGGCGCTTAAAGAGATCAAGAAAATCGATGCCGGCGCAAAAGTGATTATGTGTTCGGCCATGGGGCAGCAGGCGATGGTCATTGACGCCATTCAGGCGGGTGCGAAAGACTTTATCGTGAAGCCGTTCCAGGCGGACCGGGTTATCGATGCGATCAAGAAAACGCTCGGTTAA
- a CDS encoding flagellar FlbD family protein: MVEVTRLNGTKFIINALLIEFIEETPDTIVTLTTGKKIVVLEKAQQLVSLIVDFHRSIGVYAASQKSGISEGPSL, translated from the coding sequence ATGGTCGAGGTTACCCGTTTGAACGGAACCAAATTTATCATTAACGCTTTGCTGATTGAATTCATAGAAGAAACGCCGGATACGATCGTCACCTTGACGACCGGCAAAAAAATCGTTGTCCTGGAAAAAGCCCAGCAGCTCGTTTCGCTTATCGTTGATTTTCACCGTTCCATTGGCGTTTATGCGGCTTCCCAGAAGAGCGGAATTTCGGAGGGACCTTCGTTATGA
- the fliR gene encoding flagellar biosynthetic protein FliR, whose product MELLLNGFPIFLLIFCRITAFFVVAPIFSTNSVPATFKVGLGFFVSVLVFLVYGVKQSIVPDATYLLEVAKEIMVGLLLGYVVYLFFSVVHYAGAFIDMQVGFSMVNVIDPLSGVSSPLTGNLKYMLLALVFLSMNGHHYLLKALMESYQWIPLQSELFAAVGNGTVSGILIRFFSQSFLLALQLSAPIMVAMFLTDVGLGFLARTAPQYNVFVIGAPLKILVGMIMLILLMPTLGLLFDKLFSVLFHALDELVVSIQPSRAGGP is encoded by the coding sequence ATGGAACTGCTTTTAAACGGATTCCCTATTTTTTTGCTAATATTTTGTCGAATAACAGCTTTTTTCGTCGTCGCGCCGATTTTTTCCACCAATTCTGTGCCGGCGACGTTCAAAGTCGGACTCGGGTTTTTCGTTTCCGTACTTGTGTTTCTCGTTTATGGGGTGAAGCAATCGATCGTTCCGGATGCAACGTATTTGCTTGAAGTGGCCAAAGAAATTATGGTCGGCCTGCTGCTCGGATACGTCGTCTATCTCTTTTTTTCCGTGGTACATTACGCGGGCGCATTCATCGATATGCAGGTCGGTTTTTCGATGGTGAACGTGATCGATCCGCTAAGCGGTGTTTCCTCGCCGCTCACAGGCAATTTGAAGTATATGCTGCTGGCGCTCGTCTTTCTTTCCATGAACGGCCATCATTATTTGCTGAAGGCGCTGATGGAAAGCTACCAGTGGATTCCGCTTCAGAGCGAATTGTTCGCAGCTGTAGGAAACGGTACGGTAAGCGGCATTCTAATCCGGTTCTTCTCGCAATCGTTTCTGCTCGCCCTGCAGCTGTCCGCGCCGATTATGGTCGCCATGTTTTTGACCGATGTCGGGCTCGGATTTCTGGCACGGACGGCTCCGCAGTACAATGTGTTTGTCATCGGCGCGCCGCTCAAAATTTTAGTCGGGATGATTATGCTGATCCTGCTCATGCCGACGCTCGGCCTGCTGTTTGACAAATTGTTTTCGGTTCTGTTTCATGCGCTGGACGAGCTGGTCGTCTCTATTCAGCCGTCCCGGGCAGGCGGACCTTAA
- a CDS encoding TIGR02530 family flagellar biosynthesis protein yields the protein MDDRFKVGHMFPIVPKPAGTVKPALKTPSDFSRHLDDCILKFSHHAQQRIQQRGIRLQPETILNIGRAVDQAAAKGAVDSLIVGKDFAMIVNVPSRTVITALDKAQLKDNVFTQIDSAVFVP from the coding sequence ATGGACGATCGCTTCAAAGTCGGTCATATGTTTCCGATCGTGCCTAAACCGGCGGGAACGGTAAAACCGGCTCTCAAGACGCCATCGGATTTCAGCCGGCATCTGGATGATTGCATTCTTAAATTCAGCCATCATGCCCAGCAGAGAATACAGCAGCGGGGGATACGTCTGCAGCCGGAAACGATCCTGAACATTGGAAGGGCGGTCGATCAAGCCGCTGCCAAAGGCGCCGTAGACTCGCTTATCGTCGGTAAAGATTTTGCCATGATTGTAAATGTTCCGAGCCGTACCGTTATTACCGCTTTGGACAAGGCGCAATTGAAAGACAATGTGTTCACTCAAATCGACAGCGCGGTTTTCGTTCCTTAA
- a CDS encoding flagellar biosynthetic protein FliO: protein MRSRKRSVKAMVVHPFIRIAARILLCCCPALFIGAAAAYAESGSSGTADNDGTAPHVSGGSMAGSLIWVVIALALVIALILAVIKWLSRRNQAWGTNRTLRSHGGVALGQNKSLQIVEAGGKLYVVGVAETITLLDKIEDPAGVQQMLESLNQSSSGGNAASGLTEWIANLRNRKGKNDPEQDQMRNASSFQIVLNRKLEQQAKHREEMEMMWKDSNQSDR from the coding sequence ATGCGATCAAGAAAACGCTCGGTTAAGGCAATGGTCGTACATCCTTTTATAAGGATCGCTGCCCGTATCTTGCTATGCTGTTGTCCGGCCCTCTTCATCGGGGCGGCAGCGGCATACGCGGAGAGCGGCAGCAGCGGGACTGCGGATAACGATGGCACCGCTCCGCATGTTAGCGGCGGCAGTATGGCCGGGAGCTTGATCTGGGTCGTCATCGCCCTTGCGCTCGTCATCGCCCTCATTCTCGCGGTAATTAAGTGGTTGTCCCGGCGCAACCAGGCGTGGGGAACGAACCGCACGCTGCGCTCTCACGGGGGAGTTGCGCTCGGCCAGAACAAATCACTGCAAATCGTCGAGGCGGGAGGCAAGCTTTACGTCGTCGGCGTAGCGGAAACGATTACGCTACTGGACAAGATCGAGGACCCTGCCGGGGTACAGCAGATGTTGGAATCGCTGAACCAGTCTTCATCCGGCGGCAATGCAGCATCAGGCTTAACGGAATGGATCGCCAATTTGCGCAATCGCAAAGGTAAGAACGATCCCGAACAGGACCAAATGCGGAACGCTTCATCTTTTCAAATCGTGCTGAACCGAAAGCTGGAACAGCAGGCCAAGCATCGGGAAGAGATGGAGATGATGTGGAAAGATTCAAATCAAAGTGATCGGTAG
- the fliQ gene encoding flagellar biosynthesis protein FliQ → MSADFIIGLAGQAVFVVLKASAPMLVLGLIVGLIVSIFQATTQIQEQTLAFVPKIVAVLAAILLFGPWILNTLVDFTYNLLNNMYKYIG, encoded by the coding sequence GTGAGCGCGGATTTTATTATCGGTCTGGCCGGGCAAGCGGTATTCGTCGTATTGAAGGCGAGCGCGCCGATGCTGGTCCTTGGTCTGATCGTCGGTTTGATTGTCAGCATTTTTCAGGCGACGACGCAAATTCAAGAGCAGACGCTTGCTTTTGTTCCGAAGATTGTAGCGGTGCTGGCTGCCATCTTGCTGTTCGGACCGTGGATATTGAACACGCTTGTTGATTTCACATACAACCTGCTGAACAACATGTACAAATATATCGGATAG
- the flhB gene encoding flagellar biosynthesis protein FlhB: MGAYRYPLNLQLFNQEKTEPATPKKRDEARKKGQVSKTQELPGALIILFVFLSFLALGGYYKERLYYLFGGLLQDWLTMDLSSGNVMSLFNSVTMQIIIMLAPVFAIAVLTAIASYYVQIGFLLTGEPLKPKLSKLNPLTGFKHIFSLRSLVELLKSLLKLTVVGLILFFTIWKEWDRILTLGNVPVEELFLFTARLTLQLGIEFAAVLFILAVGDYIYQRYEYEKSLRMSKQDIKDEFIKTEGNPLIKGKIRERQKRMALQRMMQEIPKADVVITNPTHFAVALKYDSSKMEAPVILAKGMDYVAQRIKEIAKENGIVTMENKPLARALYDRTEIGDSIPAELFQAVAEVLAYVYKLKGRTKSS; encoded by the coding sequence GTGGGCGCTTATCGTTATCCGCTGAATCTGCAGCTGTTCAATCAAGAAAAAACGGAGCCCGCAACCCCGAAAAAAAGGGATGAGGCCCGCAAAAAAGGTCAAGTTTCCAAGACGCAAGAGCTGCCGGGAGCATTAATTATCCTCTTCGTTTTTCTCAGTTTTTTGGCGCTTGGAGGCTACTATAAGGAGCGGCTCTACTATTTATTCGGCGGTCTGCTGCAGGATTGGCTGACGATGGATTTGTCCAGCGGCAATGTAATGTCCCTCTTTAATTCCGTCACGATGCAGATCATCATTATGCTCGCACCTGTGTTCGCCATTGCGGTTTTAACCGCTATTGCGTCGTATTATGTGCAGATCGGGTTTCTGCTTACCGGAGAGCCGTTAAAGCCGAAGCTCAGCAAATTGAACCCGCTGACCGGTTTTAAACACATTTTTTCGCTGCGTTCCCTCGTGGAACTGTTGAAAAGCTTGCTGAAGCTTACGGTTGTCGGATTGATATTGTTCTTTACCATTTGGAAAGAATGGGACCGGATTTTGACGCTGGGCAACGTTCCGGTTGAAGAGCTGTTTCTGTTCACCGCCCGGTTGACGCTGCAGCTCGGAATCGAGTTTGCCGCCGTCCTCTTTATACTGGCGGTGGGCGATTATATTTATCAGCGGTATGAATATGAAAAAAGTTTGCGGATGTCCAAGCAGGATATTAAAGACGAATTCATTAAGACCGAAGGTAATCCGCTCATTAAAGGGAAAATACGCGAACGCCAGAAACGGATGGCGCTGCAGCGCATGATGCAGGAGATCCCGAAGGCCGACGTTGTCATTACAAACCCGACCCACTTCGCCGTCGCGCTCAAATATGATTCGTCCAAAATGGAAGCACCGGTTATTCTCGCCAAAGGAATGGATTATGTGGCGCAGCGGATCAAAGAAATTGCCAAAGAAAACGGAATTGTGACGATGGAAAACAAGCCGCTTGCCCGTGCGCTGTACGACCGGACGGAAATCGGGGACAGCATTCCCGCCGAGTTGTTTCAAGCCGTGGCGGAAGTGCTGGCTTATGTATATAAACTGAAAGGCCGCACGAAATCATCTTGA
- the fliY gene encoding flagellar motor switch phosphatase FliY, with amino-acid sequence MMSKDYLSQEEIDALLRQTSEDNDSGSEAAADSQIGTYLTPIEQDALGEIGNITFGSAATALSTLLGKKVDITTPQVTIVKRDKLDVEFPRPHVAVSVSYVEGFQGINSLVIKSMDAQIIADLMLGGEGNVSNGDELNEIHISAVQEAMNQMMGSSATSMSTIFNRLVNISPPGIDILDIEKGNGIGQLPPDDVFIKVSFKIKVGDLIDSTIMQLLPVDFAKQMVDSLMGGGSTDPHSEPAPKASSNAEQPASAPQPPALASAPAADISEQPQVSFSGLPPEQQSQANDPQLPYGVPMQPQHGMPMHPQSGLPVQPPYGVPMQMPGGAPSQPAGANTYGNAVNRSVNVQPVQFANFQGGSFAHGDDTNLNLLLDIPLKVTVELGRTQKQIKDILELSQGSIIELDKLAGEPVDILVNNKLIAKGEVVVIDENFGVRVTDIVSQWDRIAKIQ; translated from the coding sequence ATGATGAGTAAAGACTATTTATCCCAGGAAGAAATCGACGCGCTGCTTCGTCAAACCTCGGAGGATAACGATTCCGGAAGCGAGGCGGCGGCCGATTCGCAGATCGGCACATACCTGACACCCATCGAGCAGGATGCGCTGGGGGAAATAGGCAACATTACGTTCGGCAGCGCCGCAACGGCGTTATCTACTTTACTGGGCAAAAAAGTCGATATTACGACGCCTCAAGTTACTATAGTCAAACGAGATAAGCTGGATGTCGAATTTCCGCGGCCGCATGTTGCCGTATCGGTCAGTTATGTGGAAGGATTCCAGGGCATCAACTCGCTCGTCATCAAATCGATGGACGCTCAAATCATCGCCGATTTGATGCTTGGCGGCGAAGGAAATGTGTCAAACGGAGACGAGCTGAACGAAATTCATATCAGCGCCGTGCAGGAAGCGATGAATCAGATGATGGGCTCGTCGGCGACGTCCATGTCGACCATTTTTAACCGTCTCGTCAACATTTCGCCGCCGGGAATCGACATTCTTGATATTGAGAAAGGGAACGGCATCGGACAGCTGCCGCCGGATGACGTGTTTATTAAAGTGTCGTTCAAGATCAAAGTCGGCGATTTGATCGATTCGACTATTATGCAGCTGCTGCCCGTTGACTTTGCCAAACAGATGGTGGATTCGTTAATGGGAGGCGGGTCAACCGATCCCCATTCTGAACCGGCGCCGAAGGCGTCTTCCAATGCGGAGCAGCCAGCTTCTGCGCCGCAGCCGCCTGCTCTTGCTTCTGCACCGGCAGCGGATATAAGTGAGCAGCCGCAAGTATCTTTCAGCGGTCTGCCGCCGGAACAGCAGTCTCAAGCGAATGATCCACAGCTGCCGTACGGTGTGCCGATGCAGCCGCAGCATGGTATGCCGATGCATCCGCAGTCTGGTTTGCCAGTGCAGCCGCCGTACGGTGTCCCGATGCAGATGCCTGGCGGTGCGCCTTCGCAGCCTGCGGGCGCGAATACATACGGTAATGCAGTGAACCGCAGCGTAAACGTGCAGCCCGTTCAATTCGCCAATTTTCAGGGCGGGTCCTTTGCCCATGGCGACGATACGAATCTTAATTTGCTGCTCGACATTCCGCTGAAAGTAACCGTAGAATTAGGCCGCACCCAGAAGCAAATTAAAGATATTCTTGAACTTTCGCAAGGTTCGATTATCGAACTGGACAAGCTTGCCGGCGAACCGGTCGACATCCTTGTCAACAACAAGCTGATCGCCAAAGGCGAAGTGGTCGTTATCGATGAAAATTTCGGCGTAAGGGTTACCGATATTGTCAGCCAATGGGATCGCATTGCGAAAATCCAATAA
- a CDS encoding flagellar basal body-associated FliL family protein — MKKMLPWLITTLLAISLIAIVAVFLFNSMLGDSSAKTAGKQSPAVTKPLSADKRLEVTSQLENIKRNLKDNDKLVVISFAFQLDKKSTKEEFDKIKDIVVKPIINRTLADTSSEGLNGSKGQDDLESKLLTQINGSLPEGKLVRVDITDFILTEM, encoded by the coding sequence ATGAAAAAAATGCTGCCTTGGCTGATCACGACTTTGCTGGCCATATCGCTTATTGCCATTGTAGCCGTGTTTTTGTTTAATTCCATGTTGGGCGACTCTTCCGCGAAAACAGCGGGCAAACAGAGTCCGGCCGTGACCAAACCGCTCAGCGCCGACAAACGGTTGGAAGTTACGTCACAGCTCGAAAATATTAAGCGCAATTTGAAAGATAACGACAAGCTTGTCGTCATCAGCTTTGCGTTTCAGCTTGACAAGAAATCGACCAAAGAAGAGTTCGATAAAATCAAAGATATCGTCGTAAAACCGATTATTAACCGGACGCTCGCGGACACCTCCTCGGAAGGCCTTAACGGCTCAAAAGGGCAGGACGATCTGGAATCCAAGCTGTTGACGCAAATCAACGGTTCTTTGCCGGAAGGAAAGCTCGTTCGGGTCGATATTACCGATTTTATTTTAACGGAAATGTAA
- the flhA gene encoding flagellar biosynthesis protein FlhA, which produces MKPRDLFILIGIIGIVLMMVIPVPTFLMDVLLVINISAALMILLIAMNTNDALEFSIFPALLLITTLFRLALNVSTTRNILSKHEAGEVVATFGSWVAGGEIAIGFVVFLILVVVQFIVITKGSERVAEVAARFTLDAMPGKQMSIDADLNAGLINESQARDRRAKIEREADFYGSMDGASKFVKGDAVAAIIILIINLVGGFIIGMAIHGMGFGESLSTYSILTIGDGLVSQIPALLISTAAGLIVTRAASEGNLAHDVTSQLFRFPKLLYIVSGTIALLGVFTPIGPVRTIPIAGILAFAAWKMQSSLDKRRQEADLMVEEQEIEEVRSPESVISLLQVDPIEFEFGYGLIPLADTQQGGDLLDRIIMIRRQCALELGLVVPVIRIRDNIQLKPSEYVIKIRGNTVGRGDLLLNHYLAMSPGFEDDTIVGIETLEPAFGLPAIWIDEQTKERAELSGYTVVDPPSVVATHLTETIKRHAYELIGRQETKALIDNVRESYPALVEELIPSVMTVGDVQKVLAKLLKEKISIRDLVTIFESLADHGPYTKDTDVLTEYVRQALSRQITQQYATEGSAMRVITVGPALEKRIAESVQQSDQGSYLTLDPVSTQQIYQKLSEQVNRQIQSGQQPVVLASPAIRMYLRQIVERTMQDVPVLSYSELEPSIEVQSIGVVNL; this is translated from the coding sequence ATGAAACCAAGGGACTTATTTATTTTGATCGGTATTATCGGCATCGTGCTGATGATGGTAATACCCGTCCCAACCTTTTTGATGGACGTGCTGCTTGTCATCAATATATCGGCCGCCCTTATGATCCTCCTGATCGCAATGAATACGAACGATGCCCTTGAATTTTCCATCTTTCCGGCATTGCTGCTCATAACGACGCTGTTCCGGCTGGCGCTGAATGTGTCGACGACACGGAATATTCTCTCCAAGCATGAAGCCGGAGAGGTCGTTGCCACGTTCGGCAGCTGGGTGGCCGGCGGGGAAATCGCGATCGGGTTCGTCGTCTTTCTCATTCTCGTTGTCGTGCAGTTTATCGTCATTACGAAAGGATCGGAGCGGGTGGCCGAAGTCGCCGCAAGGTTTACGCTTGACGCCATGCCGGGCAAACAGATGAGCATCGATGCCGATTTGAACGCCGGGCTCATCAATGAATCCCAAGCCCGCGACCGCCGTGCGAAAATTGAGCGTGAAGCCGACTTCTACGGCTCGATGGACGGTGCGAGCAAATTCGTCAAAGGCGACGCGGTAGCGGCCATCATTATTCTGATCATTAACCTGGTCGGCGGATTTATTATCGGCATGGCCATTCATGGAATGGGCTTCGGCGAATCGCTCAGCACCTATTCGATCCTTACGATCGGCGACGGATTGGTGAGCCAGATTCCGGCACTGCTTATTTCGACTGCAGCGGGATTGATCGTGACCCGCGCCGCATCGGAGGGCAATCTGGCCCACGATGTGACCTCGCAATTGTTCCGGTTTCCCAAGCTGCTCTACATCGTCTCGGGAACGATCGCACTGCTCGGCGTCTTTACGCCGATTGGCCCTGTGCGTACGATCCCGATTGCCGGCATCCTGGCGTTTGCCGCATGGAAAATGCAGTCGTCCCTCGATAAACGCCGGCAGGAGGCGGATCTGATGGTCGAGGAGCAGGAGATCGAAGAGGTGCGGAGCCCGGAAAGCGTCATTAGCCTGCTGCAGGTCGATCCGATCGAGTTCGAATTCGGCTACGGTTTAATTCCGCTCGCGGATACCCAGCAGGGCGGCGATCTGCTGGATCGGATCATTATGATCCGGCGGCAGTGCGCGCTCGAGCTTGGACTCGTCGTTCCGGTCATCCGGATCCGGGACAACATTCAATTGAAACCGAGCGAATACGTCATCAAAATTAGAGGCAATACGGTCGGGCGCGGCGATTTGCTGCTGAATCATTATTTGGCGATGAGCCCCGGCTTCGAGGACGATACGATCGTCGGGATCGAGACGCTTGAGCCTGCGTTCGGGCTTCCGGCGATTTGGATCGACGAGCAGACGAAGGAACGCGCCGAACTGTCCGGCTATACGGTCGTCGACCCGCCGTCGGTCGTCGCCACCCATTTGACGGAAACGATCAAGCGACACGCTTACGAGCTGATCGGACGCCAGGAAACGAAGGCGCTGATCGACAATGTGCGGGAGTCGTATCCGGCGCTTGTGGAAGAATTGATTCCGTCCGTCATGACGGTCGGCGATGTGCAGAAAGTGCTGGCTAAGCTTTTGAAAGAAAAAATTTCGATCCGTGACCTGGTAACGATTTTCGAGTCGCTTGCCGATCACGGCCCTTATACGAAAGATACCGATGTGCTGACGGAATATGTAAGACAAGCTTTGTCGCGCCAAATTACGCAGCAGTATGCGACGGAAGGCAGCGCGATGCGCGTCATAACGGTGGGCCCGGCGCTGGAGAAGCGTATTGCCGAATCGGTGCAGCAATCGGACCAAGGCAGCTATTTGACGCTCGATCCCGTCTCGACCCAGCAAATTTATCAGAAACTGAGCGAGCAGGTGAACCGTCAAATTCAATCCGGACAGCAGCCGGTCGTCCTCGCTTCTCCCGCGATTCGGATGTATTTGCGGCAAATCGTCGAACGTACGATGCAGGACGTGCCCGTGTTGTCCTACAGTGAGCTGGAGCCCAGCATTGAAGTGCAGAGCATCGGGGTGGTGAATTTATGA
- the fliM gene encoding flagellar motor switch protein FliM → MVDVLSQNEIDALLEALSSGEMDAEELKKEETQKKVRAYDFKRAVRFSKDHIRSLTRIHENFARYLTTYFSAQLRTFVQINVVQVEQLPYDEFIRSIPKMTILNIFEAEPLEGRMVLEVHPNVAFAMVDRMLGGQGIAPSKINALTEIETIIMEKIFSRTFESLQEAWKTVADLTPRLEALETNPQFMQIVSPNETIALISLSTKIGDTTGMINLCIPHVVIEPIMPRLSVHHWFVSQKKSRTPGEVEILEQRVNKAKLPIVAELGESTLSVREFLDLAVGDVISLNKRVDEGLRIKVGEKLKFIGSPGSIKDRLAIQVDEIVSEGAEEDYDE, encoded by the coding sequence GTGGTAGATGTCTTGTCGCAAAATGAAATCGATGCGCTGCTGGAGGCCCTTTCCTCCGGCGAAATGGATGCGGAGGAACTGAAAAAGGAAGAAACCCAGAAAAAAGTCCGCGCCTATGATTTCAAACGCGCCGTTCGGTTCTCGAAGGATCATATCCGGAGCCTGACCCGCATTCACGAAAACTTCGCGCGATACTTGACGACCTATTTCTCGGCTCAACTGCGCACCTTCGTTCAAATCAACGTGGTGCAGGTTGAACAGCTTCCATATGACGAATTTATCCGCTCGATTCCGAAGATGACGATTTTGAATATTTTCGAGGCGGAGCCGCTTGAAGGCCGGATGGTACTGGAGGTGCACCCGAATGTCGCGTTTGCCATGGTGGACCGTATGCTCGGCGGACAAGGGATCGCGCCTTCCAAAATCAATGCGCTGACGGAAATCGAAACGATCATCATGGAAAAAATATTCAGCCGTACGTTTGAAAGCTTGCAGGAAGCGTGGAAAACGGTTGCGGATTTGACCCCGCGGCTGGAAGCGCTGGAAACGAATCCGCAGTTTATGCAAATCGTGTCGCCAAACGAAACGATCGCGCTCATATCCCTCAGTACCAAAATCGGCGATACGACGGGCATGATCAATTTATGTATCCCGCACGTCGTCATTGAACCGATTATGCCGAGACTGTCGGTGCACCACTGGTTTGTGTCGCAAAAAAAATCCCGTACGCCGGGAGAAGTTGAAATATTGGAGCAGCGGGTGAACAAAGCAAAGCTGCCGATTGTCGCCGAGCTTGGCGAGTCTACCCTCTCTGTGCGTGAGTTCCTTGATCTTGCGGTGGGAGATGTCATCTCCTTGAATAAGCGGGTGGACGAAGGACTTCGGATCAAAGTGGGCGAGAAGCTTAAATTTATCGGCAGTCCCGGCTCAATCAAAGATCGTCTTGCCATCCAGGTTGACGAGATTGTAAGCGAAGGAGCGGAAGAAGATTATGATGAGTAA
- a CDS encoding flagellar hook-basal body complex protein: protein MLRSLYSGVSGMKGFQTKLDVIGNNIANVNTVGFKSGRVMFQDILSQTVSSVSQPEDGVRGGRNAQQIGLGATVAAIDTIQNSGSAMTTNVTTDLRIDGDGYFAVRPAGMEEGFYLTRAGNFTLDAAKQLVTADGALVLSSDGEPISLADANSFSISSDGSVIPVNTDGTTGDAIAQIGIVKVPNPGGLEKVGGNMFRSTVNSNVDELAIGTAEDPDTGTGSVVSGQLEMSNVDLTGEFTEMIVAQRGFQANSRIITTSDSILEEVVNLKR, encoded by the coding sequence ATGTTGAGATCACTGTATTCAGGCGTATCAGGTATGAAAGGCTTCCAGACGAAGCTTGACGTTATCGGCAATAACATCGCAAACGTCAATACCGTCGGTTTTAAGTCCGGCCGCGTCATGTTCCAAGATATTTTGAGCCAGACGGTTTCCAGCGTATCCCAGCCTGAAGATGGAGTAAGAGGCGGACGCAATGCGCAGCAGATTGGCTTGGGGGCTACCGTTGCCGCTATCGATACGATCCAGAACTCGGGCAGTGCGATGACGACTAACGTAACGACTGACCTCCGCATCGACGGGGACGGTTATTTTGCCGTCCGGCCTGCAGGCATGGAGGAAGGATTCTATTTAACACGGGCCGGCAACTTTACACTCGATGCGGCAAAACAGCTTGTCACGGCCGATGGAGCGCTTGTGCTCAGCTCGGACGGCGAACCGATTTCGCTTGCGGACGCCAACTCGTTCTCGATCAGCTCCGACGGCTCGGTCATTCCGGTGAATACAGACGGAACGACCGGCGACGCGATCGCTCAAATCGGAATTGTCAAAGTGCCTAATCCCGGCGGACTTGAGAAGGTTGGAGGCAATATGTTCAGGTCGACCGTAAACTCAAACGTCGACGAGTTGGCGATCGGAACGGCGGAGGATCCCGATACCGGAACCGGTTCGGTCGTATCGGGACAGCTTGAAATGTCCAACGTCGATCTGACGGGCGAATTTACGGAGATGATCGTCGCACAGCGCGGTTTCCAAGCCAATTCGCGCATTATTACGACCTCGGATTCCATATTGGAAGAAGTCGTCAATTTAAAGCGGTAA
- the fliP gene encoding flagellar type III secretion system pore protein FliP (The bacterial flagellar biogenesis protein FliP forms a type III secretion system (T3SS)-type pore required for flagellar assembly.), translating into MKKKWMLLFLMLSAAALTIQSHAFAADPLPSIDISVGGGDGQNGTSALSILLLLTVLSVAPAILVLMTSFTRIVIVLGFVRTSLGTNQTPPNQVLIGLAMFLTFFVMTPTLSQVNEAALQPYLKGEMTQTQALEAAAVPMKKFMFNQTREKDLLLFMNYTKTEKPKSYEDIPITVLVPAYAISELKTAFQMGFMIFIPFLIIDMVVASTLMAMGMMMLPPVMISLPFKILLFVLVDGWYLVVKSLLLSFNT; encoded by the coding sequence ATGAAAAAAAAATGGATGTTATTATTTTTGATGCTGTCTGCAGCTGCGCTGACGATCCAGTCGCATGCGTTTGCTGCGGATCCGCTTCCAAGTATTGACATCAGCGTCGGCGGCGGGGACGGCCAAAACGGGACAAGCGCGCTTTCCATCCTGCTGCTGCTCACCGTACTTAGCGTCGCTCCGGCCATTTTGGTGCTGATGACCAGTTTTACGCGGATCGTCATCGTGCTTGGATTTGTGCGGACCTCGCTCGGAACGAACCAGACGCCGCCGAACCAGGTGCTGATCGGGCTGGCGATGTTTTTAACCTTTTTCGTCATGACGCCGACTTTGTCGCAGGTGAATGAGGCGGCTCTTCAGCCGTACTTGAAAGGCGAGATGACGCAGACGCAGGCGCTCGAGGCGGCGGCGGTTCCGATGAAGAAATTCATGTTCAACCAGACAAGGGAAAAAGATCTGCTGCTGTTCATGAACTATACGAAGACCGAGAAGCCGAAATCGTACGAGGACATTCCGATCACCGTACTCGTTCCGGCTTACGCCATCAGCGAATTGAAGACGGCTTTCCAGATGGGCTTTATGATTTTCATTCCGTTTCTTATTATCGATATGGTCGTTGCCAGCACGTTAATGGCGATGGGGATGATGATGCTTCCGCCGGTCATGATTTCGCTGCCGTTCAAAATATTGCTGTTCGTATTGGTAGACGGCTGGTATCTGGTCGTGAAGTCGCTGCTGCTGAGCTTTAATACTTAA